From a region of the Mycobacterium intracellulare ATCC 13950 genome:
- the aftB gene encoding terminal beta-(1->2)-arabinofuranosyltransferase: MPSVSPELQALKARMMRSRPVIRRPGWPVFPYTTMVRTSLWIGVAVVAVLFGWGAWQRRWIADDGLIVLRTVRNLLAGNGPVFNQGERVEANTSTAWTYLMYAGSWVGGPLRMEYVALALALVLSVLGVALLMLGAARLYAPSLRGRKAIMLPAGALVYIALPPARDFATSGLESGLALAYLGLLWWMMVCWAQPVRNRPDKNVFVGALAFVAGFSVLVRPELALMGGLALIMMLIAARTWRRRALIVAAGGLLPVGYEIFRMGYYGLLVPGTALAKDAAGDKWSQGMIYLSNFDAPYAVWIPVVLLVPLGVLLFAARRRPSFLRPALAPDYGRVARAVHSPPAVVAWVLISGLLQALYWIRQGGDFMHARVLLAPVFCLLAPVAVVPVAIPDGQDYSRETGNWVAGAAAALWLGVAGWSLWAANSPGMGDDATHVTYSGIVDERRFYAQATGHAHPLTAADYLGYPRMAAILTALNDTPDGALLLPSGNYIQWDLVPQAQPAPGDKPQKPQHAVFFTNLGMVGMNVGLDVRVIDQIGLANPLAQHTERLKHGRIGHDKNLFPDWVIADGPWVKVYPGIPGYLDAQWVADAVAALKCPDTQAVLGSVRAPMNPHRFLSNVLHSFQFTKYRIDRVPLYELARCGLPIPEQSPPPPRE; encoded by the coding sequence TTGCCTTCGGTTAGCCCCGAGCTGCAGGCGCTCAAGGCGCGCATGATGCGCAGCCGGCCGGTGATCAGGCGGCCCGGCTGGCCGGTGTTCCCATACACGACCATGGTGCGGACCAGCCTGTGGATCGGCGTCGCGGTCGTCGCCGTCCTGTTCGGTTGGGGCGCCTGGCAGCGGCGGTGGATCGCCGACGACGGGCTCATCGTGTTGCGCACCGTGCGCAACCTGCTCGCCGGCAACGGGCCGGTCTTCAACCAGGGCGAGCGGGTGGAGGCCAACACCTCCACCGCCTGGACGTACCTGATGTACGCCGGCAGCTGGGTCGGCGGCCCGCTGCGCATGGAGTACGTGGCTTTGGCTCTGGCGCTGGTGCTTTCGGTGCTCGGTGTGGCGCTGCTGATGCTGGGCGCCGCGCGGCTGTACGCGCCCAGCCTGCGCGGGCGCAAAGCGATCATGTTGCCCGCCGGCGCACTGGTGTACATCGCGCTGCCGCCGGCGCGCGACTTCGCCACCTCGGGCCTGGAAAGCGGTTTGGCGCTGGCCTACCTCGGGCTGCTGTGGTGGATGATGGTCTGCTGGGCGCAGCCCGTGCGCAACCGCCCGGACAAGAACGTGTTCGTCGGCGCGCTGGCGTTCGTCGCCGGGTTCAGCGTCCTGGTCCGGCCCGAGCTGGCGCTCATGGGTGGGCTGGCGCTGATCATGATGCTGATCGCCGCCCGGACCTGGCGGCGCCGCGCGCTGATCGTGGCGGCCGGCGGTCTCCTGCCGGTCGGCTACGAGATCTTCCGGATGGGCTACTACGGCCTGCTGGTGCCGGGCACCGCCCTGGCCAAGGATGCGGCCGGGGACAAGTGGTCCCAGGGCATGATCTACCTCTCGAACTTCGACGCCCCGTACGCGGTGTGGATACCCGTGGTCCTGCTCGTGCCGCTGGGCGTGCTGCTGTTCGCAGCCCGGCGCCGGCCCTCGTTCCTGCGGCCCGCGCTGGCGCCCGACTACGGGCGGGTGGCCCGGGCCGTGCACAGCCCGCCGGCGGTGGTGGCGTGGGTCCTGATCAGCGGCCTGCTGCAGGCCCTGTACTGGATTCGGCAGGGCGGCGACTTCATGCACGCGCGGGTGCTGCTGGCGCCCGTGTTCTGCCTGCTGGCCCCCGTGGCCGTCGTCCCGGTCGCCATCCCCGACGGCCAGGACTATTCGCGTGAGACCGGTAACTGGGTGGCCGGCGCGGCCGCCGCGCTGTGGCTGGGGGTGGCTGGCTGGTCGCTGTGGGCCGCGAATTCACCCGGCATGGGCGACGACGCCACCCACGTCACGTACTCCGGCATCGTCGACGAACGGCGCTTCTACGCCCAGGCCACCGGTCACGCACATCCGCTGACCGCCGCGGACTACCTGGGCTACCCGCGGATGGCCGCCATCCTGACGGCCCTGAACGACACCCCCGACGGCGCGCTGCTGCTGCCGTCGGGCAACTACATCCAATGGGACCTGGTGCCGCAGGCCCAGCCCGCGCCGGGCGACAAACCGCAAAAGCCGCAGCACGCGGTGTTTTTCACCAACCTCGGCATGGTCGGCATGAACGTCGGGCTCGACGTCCGGGTCATCGACCAGATCGGGCTGGCGAATCCACTGGCCCAACACACCGAGCGGCTCAAGCACGGCCGCATCGGGCATGACAAGAACCTCTTCCCGGACTGGGTGATCGCCGACGGCCCCTGGGTGAAGGTGTACCCGGGAATCCCGGGCTACCTGGACGCGCAGTGGGTCGCCGACGCGGTCGCGGCGCTGAAATGCCCCGACACCCAGGCGGTGCTCGGCTCGGTGCGCGCGCCGATGAACCCGCATCGGTTCCTGTCCAACGTGCTGCACTCCTTCCAGTTCACCAAGTACCGCATCGACCGGGTCCCGCTCTACGAGCTGGCGCGGTGCGGGCTTCCGATACCCGAACAATCGCCCCCGCCGCCTCGCGAGTAA
- the ag85A gene encoding diacylglycerol acyltransferase/mycolyltransferase Ag85A: MTLVDRLRGAVASMPRRLVVGAASAALLTGLIGAVGGSATAGAFSRPGLPVEYLQVPSAGMGRDIKVQFQSGGANSPALYLLDGMRAQDDFNGWDINTPAFEWYNQSGISVAMPVGGQSSFYSDWYKPACGKAGCTTYKWETFLTSELPAYLQSQKQVKPTGSAVVGLSMAGSSALILAAYHPEQFVYAGSLSALLDPSQGMGPSLIGLAMGDAGGYKAADMWGPKEDPAWARNDPSLQVGKLVANNTRIWVYCGNGKPSDLGGDNLPAKFLEGFVRTSNLKFQDAYNAAGGHNAFWNFDANGTHDWPYWGAQLQAMKPDMQSVLGATPGAGPATASAAGNGTGQGT; encoded by the coding sequence ATGACGCTTGTCGACAGATTGCGCGGCGCCGTGGCGAGTATGCCGCGCCGGCTCGTGGTGGGGGCCGCCAGTGCGGCGCTGCTGACGGGCCTGATTGGCGCCGTCGGGGGCTCGGCGACCGCCGGTGCCTTCTCGCGCCCGGGTCTGCCGGTGGAGTACCTGCAGGTTCCGTCCGCCGGGATGGGCCGCGACATCAAGGTTCAGTTCCAAAGCGGCGGCGCGAACTCGCCGGCTCTGTACCTGCTCGACGGCATGCGTGCGCAGGACGACTTCAACGGCTGGGACATCAACACCCCGGCGTTCGAGTGGTACAACCAGTCGGGCATCTCGGTCGCCATGCCGGTGGGTGGCCAGTCCAGCTTCTACTCCGACTGGTACAAGCCCGCCTGCGGCAAGGCCGGCTGCACCACCTACAAGTGGGAGACCTTCCTGACCAGCGAGCTCCCCGCGTACCTGCAGAGCCAGAAGCAGGTCAAGCCGACCGGCAGCGCCGTCGTCGGGCTGTCGATGGCCGGATCGTCGGCGCTGATCCTGGCCGCCTACCACCCCGAGCAGTTCGTCTACGCCGGATCGCTGTCGGCGCTGCTGGACCCGTCCCAGGGCATGGGCCCGTCGCTGATCGGTCTGGCCATGGGTGACGCCGGTGGCTACAAGGCCGCTGACATGTGGGGCCCGAAGGAAGACCCGGCCTGGGCGCGCAACGACCCGTCGCTTCAGGTGGGCAAGCTCGTCGCCAACAACACCCGCATCTGGGTGTACTGCGGTAACGGCAAGCCGTCCGACCTCGGTGGCGACAACCTGCCCGCGAAGTTCCTCGAGGGCTTCGTGCGGACCAGCAACCTGAAGTTCCAAGACGCCTACAACGCCGCGGGCGGCCACAACGCGTTCTGGAACTTCGACGCCAACGGCACCCACGACTGGCCCTACTGGGGCGCGCAGCTGCAGGCGATGAAGCCTGACATGCAGTCGGTTCTGGGCGCCACCCCGGGCGCGGGCCCGGCCACGGCCTCGGCTGCCGGTAACGGAACCGGCCAGGGCACCTAA
- a CDS encoding esterase family protein: MRGVPALLRAFCLAALAVGLAFVSPAVGAVGKARAAGYESLMVPSAAMGRDIPVAFLAGGPHAVYLLDAFNAAPDVSNWVTAGNAMNTLSGKGISVVAPAGGAWSMYTNWEQDGSKQWDTFLSSELPDWLAANKGLAPGGHAAVGASQGGYGAMALAAFHPDRFGFAGSLSGFLYPSSTNYNGAILAGLQQFGGVDGNGMWGAPQLGRWKWHDPYVHSALLAQNNTRVWVYSPTNMGGDDAAMIGQASAAMGSSREFYQQYRSNGGHNGHFDFPGGGDNGWGSWSGQLGAMSGDIVGAIR; encoded by the coding sequence GTGCGGGGTGTGCCAGCGCTTCTTCGGGCGTTCTGCTTGGCCGCGCTAGCGGTCGGGCTGGCCTTTGTCTCACCGGCGGTCGGGGCCGTCGGCAAGGCCAGGGCCGCGGGCTACGAAAGCCTGATGGTTCCGTCGGCGGCCATGGGCCGGGACATCCCGGTGGCCTTCCTCGCCGGCGGCCCGCACGCGGTGTACCTGTTGGACGCCTTCAACGCGGCGCCCGACGTGAGCAACTGGGTCACCGCCGGCAACGCGATGAACACGCTGAGCGGCAAGGGCATCTCGGTGGTGGCCCCGGCCGGCGGCGCGTGGAGCATGTACACCAACTGGGAGCAGGACGGCAGCAAGCAGTGGGACACGTTCCTGTCCAGCGAGCTGCCCGATTGGCTGGCCGCCAACAAGGGCCTCGCGCCCGGTGGCCACGCCGCCGTCGGCGCCTCCCAGGGCGGCTACGGCGCGATGGCGCTGGCCGCCTTCCACCCCGACCGCTTCGGCTTCGCCGGCTCGCTGTCGGGCTTCCTGTACCCGTCGAGCACCAACTACAACGGCGCGATCCTGGCCGGGCTGCAGCAGTTCGGCGGCGTGGACGGCAACGGCATGTGGGGTGCGCCGCAGCTGGGCCGGTGGAAGTGGCACGACCCGTACGTGCACTCGGCGCTGCTGGCGCAGAACAACACGCGGGTCTGGGTGTACAGCCCGACCAATATGGGCGGCGACGACGCGGCCATGATCGGCCAGGCGTCCGCGGCGATGGGCAGTTCCCGGGAGTTCTACCAGCAGTACCGCAGCAACGGCGGGCACAACGGCCACTTCGACTTCCCGGGCGGCGGCGACAACGGCTGGGGCTCGTGGTCGGGGCAACTGGGGGCCATGTCGGGCGACATCGTCGGCGCCATCCGCTAG
- the culp6 gene encoding carboxylesterase Culp6: MANSARRKRRRTLAWVAALSVAGVVLLVIVAVVTVLRGRESQPSAVPPGVLPPSSTTSHPHKPRPASQDASCPDVLLVNVPGTWESAPQDDPANPLQFPNALLHKVTASLTQDFPASRVQAYTTPYTAQFHNPLSGDTQMSYNASRAEGTRATVAAMTDMNTKCPLTSYVLMGFSQGAVIMGDIASDIGNGRGPVDEDLVLGVTLIADGRRQLGVGNDIGPNPPGQGAEVTLHEVPILSGLGLTMTGARPGGFGDLNGRTNEICAPGDLICAAPEEAFSIANLPSTLNTLAGGAAQPVHALYATTQCWSVDGAPATDWTLNWAHGLIANAPQPKHG, encoded by the coding sequence ATGGCTAACAGCGCCCGGCGTAAGCGTCGCCGCACCCTCGCCTGGGTTGCCGCCCTTTCGGTCGCCGGTGTCGTCCTGTTGGTCATCGTGGCCGTCGTCACCGTGCTGCGCGGGCGCGAGTCGCAGCCCAGCGCGGTGCCGCCCGGGGTCTTGCCGCCGTCGTCGACGACATCTCACCCGCACAAGCCGCGCCCCGCATCCCAGGACGCCTCGTGTCCCGACGTGCTGCTGGTCAACGTTCCCGGCACGTGGGAGTCCGCCCCCCAGGACGACCCCGCCAACCCGCTGCAGTTCCCGAACGCGTTGCTGCACAAGGTGACCGCGAGCCTCACCCAGGACTTCCCCGCGTCGCGGGTGCAGGCGTACACCACCCCGTACACCGCTCAGTTCCACAATCCGCTGAGCGGCGACACGCAGATGTCCTACAACGCCAGCCGCGCCGAAGGCACCCGCGCCACCGTGGCGGCGATGACCGACATGAACACCAAGTGCCCGCTGACCAGCTATGTGCTGATGGGCTTTTCGCAGGGCGCGGTGATCATGGGCGACATCGCCAGCGATATCGGCAACGGCCGCGGGCCCGTCGACGAAGACCTGGTGCTGGGTGTGACGTTGATCGCCGACGGGCGTCGTCAGCTCGGGGTGGGTAACGACATCGGGCCCAACCCGCCGGGCCAGGGCGCCGAGGTCACGCTGCACGAGGTGCCGATCTTGTCCGGGCTGGGTCTCACCATGACCGGCGCCCGCCCGGGCGGCTTCGGTGACCTCAACGGCAGGACCAACGAGATCTGCGCCCCGGGCGACCTCATCTGCGCCGCACCGGAAGAGGCCTTCAGCATCGCCAACCTGCCGAGCACGCTGAACACGTTGGCCGGGGGGGCCGCCCAACCGGTCCACGCGCTGTACGCGACGACCCAGTGCTGGAGCGTCGACGGGGCCCCGGCGACCGACTGGACGTTGAACTGGGCTCACGGGCTGATTGCAAATGCGCCACAACCGAAACACGGATGA
- the fadD32 gene encoding long-chain-fatty-acid--AMP ligase FadD32: protein MAYHNPFIVNGKIKFPDNTNLVKHVEKWARVRGDKLAYRFVDFSTERDGEYRDIVWSDFSARNRAVGARLQQVTQPGDRIAVLCPQNLDYLIAFFGALYAGRIAVPLFDPAEPGHVGRLHAVLDDCSPSTILTTTDAAEGVRKFIRARSAKERPRVIAVDAVPNEVASTWEPPEADENTIAYLQYTSGSTRTPTGVQITHLNLPTNVLQVLNGLEGKEGDRGLSWLPFFHDMGLITALLSPVLGHNFTFMTPAAFVRRPGRWIREMARKPEDAPDSEVFTVAPNFAFEHAAVRGVPKEGEPPLDLSNVKAILNGSEPVSPASMRKFYEAFSPYGLRETAIKPSYGLAEATLFVSTTPMDQAPTVIHVDRDELNKQRFVEVPADSPKAVPQVSAGTIGVDEWAVIVDPETASELPDGQIGEIWLHGNNLGTGYWGREQETNDIFRNILKSRISQSHAEGAPDDGMWVKTGDYGTYYKGHLYIAGRIKDLVIIDGRNHYPQDLEYSAQEASKALRTGYVAAFSVPANQLPKEVFDNPHTGLKYDPDDSSEQLVIVAERAAGSHKLDYQPIADDIRAAIAVRHGVTVRDLLLVQSGTIPRTSSGKIGHRACRAAYLDGSLRSGVGSPTAFANSTD from the coding sequence ATGGCGTACCACAACCCGTTCATCGTGAATGGAAAGATCAAGTTCCCCGACAACACGAACTTGGTCAAGCACGTTGAGAAGTGGGCGCGGGTGCGTGGCGACAAGCTCGCCTACCGGTTTGTCGACTTCTCCACCGAACGCGACGGCGAGTACCGCGACATCGTGTGGAGCGACTTCAGCGCCCGCAACCGGGCCGTGGGCGCCCGCCTGCAGCAGGTCACCCAGCCGGGCGACCGCATCGCCGTGCTGTGCCCGCAGAACCTCGACTACCTCATCGCGTTCTTCGGCGCGCTGTACGCCGGCCGGATCGCGGTGCCGCTGTTCGACCCGGCCGAGCCGGGTCACGTCGGCCGCCTGCACGCCGTCCTCGACGACTGCTCCCCCTCGACGATCCTGACCACCACCGACGCCGCCGAAGGCGTCCGCAAGTTCATCCGCGCCCGTTCGGCCAAGGAGCGGCCCCGCGTCATCGCCGTCGACGCGGTCCCCAACGAGGTCGCGTCCACCTGGGAGCCGCCCGAGGCCGACGAGAACACCATCGCCTACCTGCAGTACACGTCCGGCTCCACCCGGACCCCGACGGGCGTGCAGATCACCCACCTCAACCTGCCCACCAACGTGCTGCAGGTGCTCAACGGCCTGGAGGGCAAGGAGGGCGACCGCGGGCTGAGCTGGTTGCCGTTCTTCCACGACATGGGGCTGATCACGGCGCTGCTGTCGCCGGTGCTCGGCCACAACTTCACCTTCATGACGCCGGCCGCCTTCGTACGCCGGCCGGGCCGGTGGATCCGCGAGATGGCGCGCAAGCCCGAGGACGCTCCCGACAGCGAGGTCTTCACCGTCGCCCCGAACTTCGCCTTCGAGCACGCGGCGGTGCGCGGGGTGCCCAAGGAGGGTGAGCCGCCGCTGGACCTGAGCAACGTCAAGGCGATCCTCAACGGCAGCGAACCGGTGTCCCCGGCGTCGATGCGCAAGTTCTACGAGGCGTTTTCGCCCTACGGTCTGCGGGAGACCGCGATCAAGCCGTCCTACGGCCTGGCCGAGGCGACGCTGTTCGTCTCCACCACGCCGATGGACCAGGCGCCCACGGTCATCCACGTCGACCGTGACGAGCTGAACAAGCAGCGCTTCGTCGAGGTGCCCGCCGATTCGCCGAAGGCCGTTCCGCAGGTCTCGGCCGGCACCATCGGTGTCGACGAGTGGGCCGTCATCGTCGACCCCGAGACGGCGAGCGAGCTGCCGGACGGTCAGATCGGCGAGATCTGGCTGCACGGCAACAACCTGGGCACCGGCTACTGGGGCCGGGAGCAGGAGACCAACGACATCTTCCGCAACATCCTCAAGTCGCGGATCAGCCAGTCGCACGCCGAGGGCGCCCCCGACGACGGCATGTGGGTCAAGACCGGCGACTACGGCACCTACTACAAGGGCCACCTCTATATCGCGGGCCGCATCAAGGACCTGGTCATCATCGACGGCCGCAACCACTACCCGCAGGACCTCGAGTACTCGGCGCAGGAAGCCAGCAAGGCGCTGCGCACCGGCTACGTCGCCGCCTTCTCGGTGCCGGCGAACCAGCTGCCGAAGGAAGTGTTCGACAACCCGCACACCGGCCTCAAGTACGACCCGGATGACAGCTCCGAGCAGCTGGTGATCGTCGCCGAGCGGGCCGCGGGCTCGCACAAGCTGGACTACCAGCCCATCGCCGACGACATCCGGGCGGCGATCGCCGTGCGCCACGGCGTCACGGTCCGCGACCTGCTGCTGGTGCAGTCGGGCACGATCCCGCGGACCTCCAGCGGCAAGATCGGGCACCGCGCGTGCCGCGCCGCCTACCTCGACGGCAGTCTGCGAAGCGGCGTCGGATCCCCGACCGCGTTCGCCAATTCCACCGACTGA